From the genome of Streptomyces sp. NBC_01317, one region includes:
- a CDS encoding roadblock/LC7 domain-containing protein — MSQAAQNLNWLITNFVDNTPGVSHTVVVSADGLLLAMSDGFPRDRADQLAAVASGLTSLTAGASRIFEGGAVNQTVVEMERGFLFLMSISDGSSLAVLAHPEADIGLVGYEMALLVDRAGTVLTPDLRAELQGSLLN; from the coding sequence ATGAGCCAGGCGGCGCAGAATCTGAACTGGTTGATCACCAACTTTGTGGACAACACCCCCGGGGTGTCCCACACGGTGGTGGTCTCCGCCGACGGACTCCTGCTCGCCATGTCCGACGGTTTCCCCCGCGACCGGGCCGATCAGCTCGCGGCCGTGGCGTCCGGGCTGACCTCGCTGACCGCGGGGGCGTCCCGGATCTTCGAGGGGGGCGCCGTCAACCAGACCGTCGTGGAGATGGAGCGCGGCTTCCTCTTCCTGATGTCCATCTCGGACGGCTCCTCGCTGGCCGTGCTCGCCCACCCGGAGGCCGACATCGGCCTGGTGGGCTACGAGATGGCCCTGTTGGTCGATCGCGCCGGTACGGTCCTCACACCGGACCTCCGCGCCGAACTCCAGGGAAGTCTGCTCAACTGA
- a CDS encoding GTP-binding protein → MDFGSSSGGGAARSTTSAKIVVAGGFGVGKTTFVGAVSEINPLRTEAVMTSASAGIDDLTHTGDKTTTTVAMDFGRITLDQDLILYLFGTPGQDRFWFMWDDLVRGAIGAVVLVDTRRLADCFPAVDYFENSGLPFVIALNGFDGHQPYTPDEVREALQIGPDTPIITTDARHRADAKSGLITLVEHALMARLR, encoded by the coding sequence GTGGACTTCGGAAGCTCTAGCGGCGGAGGAGCAGCCCGCTCAACCACCAGCGCGAAGATCGTGGTGGCGGGCGGCTTCGGCGTGGGCAAGACCACGTTCGTCGGCGCCGTCTCGGAGATCAACCCGCTGCGTACCGAAGCCGTCATGACGTCCGCGTCAGCCGGCATCGACGACCTCACCCACACCGGAGACAAGACCACCACCACCGTGGCCATGGACTTCGGCCGCATCACCCTCGACCAAGACCTCATCCTCTACCTCTTCGGCACCCCCGGACAGGACCGCTTCTGGTTCATGTGGGACGACCTCGTCCGCGGCGCCATCGGCGCCGTCGTCCTCGTCGACACCCGCCGCCTCGCCGACTGCTTCCCCGCCGTCGACTACTTCGAAAACTCAGGACTCCCCTTCGTCATCGCCCTCAACGGCTTCGACGGACACCAGCCCTACACCCCCGACGAAGTACGCGAAGCACTCCAGATCGGACCCGACACCCCCATCATCACCACCGACGCCCGCCACCGCGCCGACGCCAAAAGCGGCCTCATCACCCTCGTCGAACACGCACTCATGGCACGACTGCGCTAA
- a CDS encoding acyl-CoA carboxylase subunit beta — MTVVDEKPSEPADARGRVAELHALREQARRGPSDRATEAQHAKGKLTARERIDLLLDEGSFKEVEQLRRHRATGFGLEAKKPYTDGVITGWGTVDGRTVFVYAHDFRIFGGALGEAHATKIHKIMDMAISAGAPLVSLNDGAGARIQEGVSALAGYGGIFQRNTRASGVIPQISVMLGPCAGGAAYSPALTDFVFMVRETSQMFITGPDVVKAVTGEEITQNGLGGADVHAETSGVAHFAYDDEETCIAEVRYLLSMLPQNNRENPPTVDSEDPADRRSDVLLDLVPADGNRPYDMHKVIEELVDDGDFLEIHERWARNIICALARIDGQVVGIVANQPQSLAGVLDIEASEKAARFVQMCDAFNIPIVTLLDVPGFLPGVDQEHGGIIRHGAKLLYAYCNATVPRISLILRKAYGGAYIVMDSQSIGADLTYAWPTNEIAVMGAEGAANVIFRKQIAEAEDPEAMRARMVKEYKAELMHPYYAAERGLVDDVIDPAETREVLASALAMLRTKHADLPSRKHGNPPQ, encoded by the coding sequence ATGACCGTAGTGGACGAGAAGCCGAGCGAGCCCGCCGACGCCCGTGGCCGGGTGGCCGAACTGCACGCCCTGCGCGAGCAGGCCCGCCGGGGGCCGAGTGACCGGGCCACCGAGGCCCAGCACGCCAAGGGCAAGCTGACCGCCCGTGAGCGGATCGACCTGCTGCTCGACGAGGGATCGTTCAAAGAGGTCGAGCAGCTGCGCAGGCACCGGGCGACCGGATTCGGCCTGGAGGCGAAGAAGCCGTACACGGACGGTGTGATCACCGGCTGGGGCACGGTCGACGGCCGTACGGTCTTCGTGTACGCGCACGACTTCCGGATCTTCGGCGGCGCGCTGGGCGAGGCCCACGCCACCAAGATCCACAAGATCATGGACATGGCCATCTCGGCCGGTGCCCCGCTGGTCTCCCTGAACGACGGCGCCGGCGCCCGTATCCAGGAGGGCGTCTCCGCGCTCGCCGGCTACGGCGGCATCTTCCAGCGCAACACCCGCGCGTCCGGCGTCATCCCGCAGATCAGCGTGATGCTCGGCCCGTGCGCGGGCGGCGCCGCCTACAGCCCCGCCCTCACGGACTTCGTCTTCATGGTCCGCGAGACCTCGCAGATGTTCATCACGGGCCCGGACGTGGTGAAGGCCGTCACGGGTGAGGAGATCACCCAGAACGGCCTCGGCGGCGCCGACGTGCACGCCGAGACCTCCGGCGTCGCGCACTTCGCGTACGACGACGAGGAGACCTGCATCGCCGAGGTGCGCTACCTCCTCTCGATGCTCCCGCAGAACAACCGCGAGAACCCGCCCACGGTCGACTCCGAGGACCCGGCGGACCGCCGCTCCGACGTCCTGCTGGACCTGGTCCCCGCCGACGGCAACCGCCCGTACGACATGCACAAGGTGATCGAGGAGCTCGTCGACGACGGCGACTTCCTGGAGATCCACGAGCGCTGGGCCCGCAACATCATCTGCGCGCTCGCCCGGATCGACGGACAGGTGGTCGGCATCGTCGCCAACCAGCCGCAGTCCCTCGCCGGGGTCCTGGACATCGAGGCGTCGGAAAAGGCCGCGCGATTCGTCCAGATGTGTGACGCCTTCAACATCCCGATCGTCACCCTCCTGGACGTACCGGGCTTCCTGCCCGGCGTCGACCAGGAGCACGGCGGGATCATCCGGCACGGCGCGAAGCTGCTGTACGCGTACTGCAACGCGACCGTGCCGCGGATCTCCCTCATCCTGCGCAAGGCGTACGGCGGTGCTTACATCGTCATGGACTCCCAGTCCATCGGCGCCGACCTCACCTACGCCTGGCCGACCAACGAGATCGCGGTGATGGGCGCCGAAGGTGCCGCCAACGTCATCTTCCGCAAGCAGATCGCCGAGGCCGAGGACCCCGAGGCCATGCGCGCGCGCATGGTCAAGGAGTACAAGGCGGAGCTGATGCATCCCTACTACGCCGCGGAGCGCGGCCTGGTCGACGACGTCATCGACCCGGCAGAGACCCGCGAGGTGCTCGCGAGCGCCCTCGCGATGCTCCGCACGAAGCACGCCGACCTGCCGTCGCGCAAGCACGGCAATCCCCCGCAGTAG
- a CDS encoding acyl-CoA carboxylase subunit epsilon: MSETTNDSLLRVEKGQADPEELAAITAVLMARAAARSEAPAVGRGRSTAGWRRLERSSGFRAPHSWQG; the protein is encoded by the coding sequence ATGAGTGAGACCACCAACGATTCCCTGCTGCGTGTCGAGAAGGGTCAGGCCGACCCCGAGGAACTCGCGGCGATCACCGCGGTCCTGATGGCCCGCGCCGCCGCCCGCTCGGAGGCCCCGGCCGTCGGCCGAGGCCGCTCCACCGCGGGCTGGCGCCGCCTGGAGCGCAGCTCCGGCTTCCGCGCCCCGCACAGCTGGCAGGGCTGA
- a CDS encoding DUF742 domain-containing protein, with product MATPPGGHPYDGVRQPAGEQARNRFNFPSAPSGQGDQSRQGGQGGQGGQGGQGNPGGQEGQGGGYGGPGGQHQPYPPQHQYNQPRTPRIQPVQQQPRRSSAPDPSRDTHNPLVRPYAMTGGRTRPRYQLAIEALVSTTADPSRLQGQLPEHQRICQLCFEIKSVAEISALLSIPLGVARILVADLAEAGLVAIHQPGGDETAGGQPDVTLLERVLSGLRKL from the coding sequence GTGGCTACACCCCCAGGCGGACATCCCTATGACGGTGTCCGGCAGCCCGCGGGAGAGCAGGCCCGGAACCGCTTCAACTTCCCGTCCGCGCCGAGCGGTCAGGGCGATCAGAGCAGACAGGGCGGTCAGGGCGGTCAGGGCGGTCAGGGCGGTCAGGGGAATCCTGGCGGTCAGGAAGGTCAGGGCGGCGGTTACGGCGGACCGGGCGGTCAACACCAGCCCTACCCGCCGCAACACCAGTACAACCAGCCCCGGACGCCCCGTATCCAGCCGGTGCAGCAACAGCCCCGGCGCTCCTCCGCGCCCGACCCGTCCAGGGACACCCACAATCCGTTGGTGCGCCCGTACGCCATGACCGGCGGACGGACCCGCCCGCGATACCAGCTCGCCATCGAGGCACTGGTCAGTACGACGGCCGATCCGTCCCGGCTGCAAGGGCAGTTGCCCGAGCACCAGCGGATCTGCCAGCTCTGTTTCGAGATCAAGTCGGTCGCCGAGATCTCGGCACTTCTCTCCATTCCCCTCGGCGTCGCCCGGATCCTCGTAGCCGACCTGGCGGAGGCCGGACTTGTCGCCATCCATCAGCCCGGCGGCGACGAGACCGCCGGCGGTCAGCCAGACGTGACACTGCTCGAAAGGGTGCTCAGTGGACTTCGGAAGCTCTAG